A genome region from Variovorax paradoxus includes the following:
- a CDS encoding LysR family transcriptional regulator, which produces MKVLDIEAVQAFVHVADLKSFTRAAEVMDSSQSAVSLKVKRLEDALGKRLLERTPRLVRLSAEGLAFLPAARQLLAAHSGALESFATPSRRLVVGISHHIVGAELPLLLRRMKDADPHVVMEVRVSTSRELLDDFDRGVLDVAIVLRHDNRRLDGEVLFEEHFGWMAVTDFVHRSGEPLRLATQAEPCSVRAMAIAALTAGGVPWTEAFVGGGVLTVGAAVSAGLAVAALGRRVAPPGTVDMGPVFGLPPLPSRDVVMHTGVSDRQARRALQTLATAIRSTAA; this is translated from the coding sequence ATGAAGGTCCTCGACATCGAGGCGGTGCAGGCCTTCGTGCACGTCGCCGACCTGAAGAGCTTCACGCGTGCAGCCGAGGTCATGGACAGTTCCCAGTCGGCAGTGAGCCTCAAGGTGAAGCGCCTCGAGGATGCACTGGGCAAGCGCCTTCTCGAGCGCACGCCCCGGCTGGTGCGGCTTTCGGCCGAGGGCCTGGCGTTCCTGCCGGCGGCACGGCAGCTGCTTGCCGCGCACAGCGGCGCGCTCGAATCGTTCGCCACGCCGTCGCGCCGGCTGGTGGTGGGCATCAGCCACCACATCGTCGGCGCCGAGCTGCCGCTGCTCCTGCGCCGGATGAAGGACGCCGATCCGCACGTGGTGATGGAGGTGCGCGTGTCCACCTCGCGCGAGCTGCTCGACGACTTCGACCGCGGCGTTCTCGACGTCGCCATCGTCCTGCGGCACGACAACCGCCGCCTCGACGGCGAGGTGCTGTTCGAGGAGCATTTCGGGTGGATGGCTGTAACCGACTTCGTGCATCGATCGGGCGAGCCCTTGCGCCTGGCCACGCAGGCCGAACCGTGCAGCGTCCGCGCCATGGCCATCGCGGCGCTGACCGCGGGCGGCGTACCGTGGACCGAGGCGTTCGTCGGCGGCGGCGTGCTCACGGTGGGCGCCGCCGTGTCGGCGGGGCTCGCGGTGGCTGCGCTGGGGCGACGGGTGGCACCGCCGGGCACGGTCGACATGGGCCCGGTGTTCGGCCTGCCGCCGCTGCCGTCGCGCGACGTGGTGATGCACACCGGCGTGTCCGACAGGCAGGCGCGACGTGCGCTGCAGACGCTGGCGACGGCGATCCGCTCGACCGCCGCCTGA
- a CDS encoding DSD1 family PLP-dependent enzyme, producing MPQDTQQVNAPLIGVPGGRHLLDTPALLIDLPLMTRNIERMASFAKARGISLRPHVKTHKSVEIARRQVAAGAIGVSCVTLGEAEAMVLGGIPGVLITSPAVTPSKFARLIKLAQRARPGDVMVVVDNPLNVAELARAAGELTHPLDVLVDYGAGYNRTGAATQAKVLELAALVAAEPRLRLRGLQSYAGNLQHIVSREERSAAAAALRETVAGIVSAARRQGLNFDIVTGAGTGTHDLDVQENAFTELQAGSYVFMDAEYATVLANGGEPSPFDVSLFVQTAVVSTNAADWVTVDGGTKCFSTDSGVPLVAKGADAASRYAFFGDEHGKLMVPKGNRPALGARVEFVTPHCDPTVNLHDAYHVVEGGTLVAIWPVDARGKR from the coding sequence ATGCCCCAAGACACGCAGCAAGTCAACGCGCCCCTCATCGGCGTTCCCGGCGGCCGCCACCTCCTCGACACGCCCGCCCTGCTGATCGACCTGCCCCTCATGACGCGCAACATCGAGCGCATGGCCTCCTTCGCGAAGGCGCGCGGCATCAGCCTGCGTCCGCACGTGAAGACGCACAAGTCGGTCGAGATCGCGCGGCGGCAGGTGGCCGCCGGCGCCATCGGCGTGAGCTGCGTGACGCTGGGCGAGGCCGAGGCGATGGTCCTGGGCGGCATCCCGGGCGTGCTCATCACCTCGCCCGCGGTCACGCCGAGCAAGTTCGCGCGGCTCATCAAGCTGGCGCAGCGCGCACGGCCCGGCGACGTGATGGTGGTTGTCGACAACCCGCTGAACGTGGCGGAACTGGCGCGCGCCGCCGGCGAGCTCACGCATCCGCTCGACGTGCTGGTGGACTACGGCGCCGGCTACAACCGCACCGGCGCCGCCACACAGGCCAAGGTGCTCGAGCTCGCGGCGCTGGTGGCGGCCGAGCCGCGCCTGCGGCTGCGCGGTCTGCAGTCGTATGCGGGCAACCTGCAGCACATCGTGTCGCGCGAGGAGCGCAGCGCCGCCGCGGCGGCGTTGCGCGAAACCGTGGCGGGCATCGTGTCGGCCGCGCGCCGCCAGGGCCTGAACTTCGACATCGTGACGGGCGCGGGCACCGGCACGCACGACCTCGACGTGCAGGAGAACGCATTCACCGAGCTGCAGGCCGGCTCGTACGTGTTCATGGACGCCGAGTACGCGACCGTGCTGGCGAACGGCGGCGAGCCTTCGCCGTTCGACGTCTCGCTGTTCGTGCAGACCGCGGTGGTCAGCACCAACGCGGCCGACTGGGTCACGGTGGACGGCGGCACCAAGTGCTTCTCGACCGACAGCGGCGTGCCGCTGGTGGCCAAGGGTGCGGACGCCGCGAGCCGCTATGCCTTCTTCGGCGACGAGCACGGCAAGCTGATGGTCCCGAAGGGCAACCGGCCCGCGCTCGGCGCGCGCGTGGAGTTCGTGACGCCGCACTGCGACCCGACGGTGAACCTGCACGACGCCTATCACGTGGTGGAGGGCGGCACGCTGGTGGCGATCTGGCCGGTGGACGCGCGCGGCAAGCGCTGA
- a CDS encoding acyl-CoA dehydrogenase family protein, whose translation MSSIQETTRPPAHVAGVHAPSSQQLFERFRPVFQRIAEHATRREIARELAYEPVAWLNAERFGALRVPLEHGGIGASVEQLYDLLIELGEADSNLPQILRAHFGFIERLLAEIDPALHGPWMRLAAEGVVFGNATTELGDGPIGTMQTTLRRDGDAWLLDGDKYYSTGTLYADWISVSAQRINDDGSSDRVIALVPAEAQGVERVDDWTGFGQRLTASGTTRFRNVRVKPENVLLYVRDQPTPLTAHFQLTHLATLAGIARAIVRDAVAFVQPRNRVYSHGGGSTPREDPLVQQVIGQLASTAFIAASTVQAVARGLGEIDRHRARGEAAPESLLFEVELNTAKAQAGIVDAVLQAGTRLFDIGGASALQEDRRLDRHWRNARTLASHNPTIYKGRVVGDHLLNGARPTFYWAVGAIAS comes from the coding sequence ATGTCATCCATCCAAGAAACGACGCGCCCCCCGGCGCACGTCGCGGGCGTTCACGCGCCCTCCTCGCAACAGCTCTTCGAGCGCTTCCGCCCGGTGTTCCAGCGAATCGCCGAGCATGCGACGCGGCGCGAGATCGCGCGCGAACTGGCCTACGAGCCCGTGGCATGGCTCAACGCCGAGCGCTTCGGTGCGCTGCGCGTGCCGCTCGAGCACGGCGGCATCGGCGCATCGGTCGAGCAGCTCTACGACCTGCTGATCGAGCTCGGCGAAGCCGACTCGAACCTGCCGCAGATCCTGCGCGCGCACTTCGGCTTCATCGAGCGGCTGCTTGCCGAGATCGATCCCGCACTGCACGGCCCATGGATGCGCCTGGCCGCCGAGGGCGTGGTGTTCGGCAATGCCACCACTGAACTGGGAGACGGCCCGATCGGCACCATGCAGACCACGCTGCGTCGCGACGGCGACGCCTGGCTGCTCGACGGCGACAAGTACTACAGCACCGGCACGCTGTACGCCGACTGGATCTCGGTGTCGGCCCAACGCATCAACGACGACGGCAGCAGCGACCGCGTGATCGCACTCGTGCCCGCCGAGGCGCAGGGCGTGGAGCGCGTGGACGACTGGACCGGCTTCGGCCAGCGGCTGACCGCCTCGGGCACCACGCGCTTTCGCAACGTGCGGGTGAAGCCGGAGAACGTGCTGCTCTATGTGCGCGACCAGCCCACGCCGCTGACCGCGCATTTCCAGCTCACCCACCTGGCCACGCTCGCGGGCATCGCGCGCGCCATCGTGCGCGACGCAGTGGCCTTCGTACAGCCGCGCAATCGCGTCTACAGCCATGGCGGCGGCAGCACGCCGCGCGAGGACCCGCTGGTGCAGCAGGTCATCGGGCAACTCGCGAGCACGGCTTTCATCGCGGCGTCGACCGTGCAGGCGGTGGCGCGCGGGCTGGGCGAGATCGACCGTCATCGCGCGCGCGGCGAAGCGGCACCGGAAAGCCTGTTGTTCGAAGTGGAACTGAACACCGCCAAGGCGCAGGCCGGCATCGTCGATGCGGTGCTGCAGGCAGGCACGCGGCTGTTCGACATCGGCGGCGCCTCGGCCCTGCAGGAAGACCGCCGGCTCGACCGGCACTGGCGCAACGCGCGCACGCTGGCGTCGCACAACCCGACGATCTACAAGGGCCGCGTGGTGGGCGACCACCTGCTGAACGGGGCCAGGCCGACCTTCTACTGGGCGGTGGGAGCGATCGCGTCCTGA
- a CDS encoding crotonase/enoyl-CoA hydratase family protein: protein MNDRIESIRHPDDVVELQLARADKMNALDPAMFDALIAAGESLRNDLTVRAVVISGRGKAFCAGLDMASFQRMQEGAGSGVLGEGAAGADLVVRTHGISNAAQQVAMVWRDVPVPVIAAVHGVAFGGGLQVALGADIRLVSPDTRMSVMEIKWGLVPDMAGMVLMRELARADVVRELTYTGRIFSGEEALQIGFATRLCADPLAEALQMAHDIALKSPDAIRAGKRLLNGAASQTAAELLMAESVEQKALIGSPNQVEAVKANIERRAPRFSTPA from the coding sequence ATGAACGACCGCATCGAATCGATCCGCCACCCCGACGACGTGGTGGAACTCCAGCTGGCGCGCGCCGACAAGATGAACGCGCTCGACCCGGCGATGTTCGATGCGCTCATTGCCGCCGGCGAGTCGCTGCGCAATGACCTGACGGTCCGGGCCGTGGTGATCTCGGGCCGTGGCAAGGCCTTCTGCGCGGGGCTCGACATGGCGTCGTTCCAGCGCATGCAGGAGGGCGCGGGCTCCGGTGTGCTGGGCGAGGGCGCCGCGGGCGCGGACCTGGTGGTGCGCACGCACGGCATCTCGAATGCGGCGCAGCAGGTGGCCATGGTGTGGCGCGACGTGCCGGTGCCCGTCATTGCCGCCGTGCACGGTGTGGCCTTCGGCGGCGGGCTGCAGGTGGCACTGGGTGCCGACATCCGCCTGGTGTCGCCCGACACCCGCATGTCGGTCATGGAGATCAAGTGGGGCCTGGTGCCGGACATGGCCGGCATGGTGCTCATGCGCGAACTGGCCCGTGCCGACGTGGTGCGCGAACTGACCTACACCGGCCGCATCTTTTCGGGCGAGGAGGCCCTGCAGATCGGCTTTGCCACGCGCCTGTGCGCCGACCCGCTGGCCGAGGCCCTGCAGATGGCACACGACATCGCACTGAAGAGCCCCGACGCCATCCGCGCGGGCAAGCGGCTGCTCAACGGGGCGGCCTCGCAGACTGCGGCCGAACTTCTCATGGCGGAGTCGGTGGAGCAGAAGGCGCTGATCGGCAGTCCGAACCAGGTCGAAGCCGTGAAGGCCAACATCGAACGCCGCGCGCCGCGTTTCTCGACGCCTGCCTGA